The following coding sequences are from one Candidatus Effluviviaceae Genus V sp. window:
- a CDS encoding DUF1858 domain-containing protein codes for MAGFTKDVTIEELLEKAPEANTFLIERGLPCLVCGEPFWGTLEDLARRNGIEDVDALVSEMNAHLKKGGSS; via the coding sequence ATGGCGGGATTCACGAAGGACGTGACCATCGAGGAGCTTCTGGAGAAAGCCCCGGAAGCCAATACGTTCCTCATCGAACGCGGGCTGCCGTGTCTCGTCTGCGGCGAGCCGTTCTGGGGGACGTTGGAGGACCTCGCGCGCCGGAACGGCATCGAGGACGTCGACGCGCTGGTCAGCGAGATGAACGCCCATCTGAAGAAGGGAGGGTCGTCGTGA
- a CDS encoding SagB/ThcOx family dehydrogenase, giving the protein MVAKVADDRVAVAPRREVLPRLDLHLDGLVTHDRERTVGDGTEVGPSLDGVPRPPRDLVPEIESGRENDGDSEEPVVYATELDLAGVPRAESVDVPRDVDAGVRRRALRYANSEGDHGLSRNRRARRRGRQKRRENQRHVPCSHVSHETSRNEHTPESAPAATGGVSVERPRAPWPSRARAAFGGLRVRLYTASGSSEAPSRRPHTREKTMSDSVKLPEPRTDDGPPIWSTVRDRRSSRDYSDEPMSLENLSQLLWSTHGVTGRRGGHAFRTSPSAGACYPIDAYVVANRVRGLPAGLYRYLVGSHELVLMRDGEIGPEVTRAAVGQRMCELAAVSFIWTAVVPRTTGRYGERGHRYLFLDAGHVGQNLYLAATALGLGVCTIAAFDDDAMNEIVGADGKIETTVYAAVAGPVT; this is encoded by the coding sequence ATGGTAGCGAAGGTCGCCGACGACCGTGTGGCGGTCGCGCCCCGGCGCGAAGTCCTTCCACGCCTCGACCTCCACCTCGACGGTCTCGTCACCCACGACCGAGAGCGCACGGTCGGTGACGGGACCGAAGTCGGCCCCTCTCTCGACGGTGTCCCACGTCCCCCGCGTGATCTGGTACCTGAGATCGAGTCCGGGCGGGAGAATGATGGTGATAGCGAAGAGCCGGTCGTCTATGCGACCGAGCTCGACCTTGCCGGGGTCCCACGGGCCGAGAGCGTCGATGTTCCCCGTGATGTAGACGCCGGCGTCCGGCGGCGTGCCCTCCGGTACGCGAACTCTGAAGGTGACCATGGCCTCTCTCGCAATCGCCGGGCCCGGCGCCGCGGCCGCCAGAAGCGCCGCGAGAACCAGCGCCACGTACCCTGCTCTCATGTGTCGCATGAAACCTCCCGGAACGAGCATACCCCGGAGTCGGCGCCGGCCGCAACCGGCGGGGTCTCTGTGGAAAGACCGCGCGCCCCGTGGCCGTCCCGCGCCCGAGCGGCGTTTGGAGGCCTGCGGGTGCGGCTGTATACTGCGTCAGGGTCGAGCGAGGCCCCTTCCCGACGACCACACACCAGGGAGAAGACGATGTCAGACAGCGTGAAGCTCCCCGAACCGAGGACCGACGACGGCCCGCCCATCTGGTCGACCGTCCGCGACCGACGCTCGAGCAGGGACTACAGCGATGAACCGATGTCGCTCGAGAACCTCTCGCAGCTTCTCTGGTCGACCCACGGCGTCACGGGGCGACGCGGCGGACACGCGTTCCGGACGTCGCCGTCCGCGGGCGCCTGCTATCCGATCGATGCCTACGTTGTCGCGAATCGCGTGCGGGGCCTGCCGGCCGGGCTCTACAGGTACCTCGTCGGAAGCCACGAGCTCGTTCTCATGCGGGACGGCGAGATCGGCCCCGAGGTCACGAGAGCGGCGGTGGGACAGCGCATGTGCGAACTCGCCGCGGTGAGCTTCATCTGGACGGCCGTCGTGCCGCGGACGACGGGGCGCTACGGCGAGCGCGGTCACAGATACCTCTTCCTCGACGCCGGACACGTCGGCCAGAACCTCTACCTCGCTGCGACGGCGCTCGGTCTCGGGGTCTGTACGATCGCGGCGTTCGACGACGACGCGATGAACGAGATCGTCGGCGCCGACGGGAAGATCGAGACGACCGTCTACGCCGCGGTGGCGGGGCCGGTCACGTAG